From Curtobacterium sp. MCBA15_012:
CGCGCACATGGGCGGCCGAATACGGGCCTCAAGGGGTTCACGTGAACACGATCGCTCCCGGGGCCACGAGCACTCCCGGCAACGCTGAGAGCGAAGACGTTCTCGCGGCGATGACTGCCGTGACAGTCGCAGGGCGCCCGGTACGGCCCGTCGATATCGCCTACGCCGTCCGGTTCGCTGTCTCGGACGAGGCCTCGTTCCTCCACGGCACGATCATCGACGTCGACGGCGGAATCGCCAACACGCGGCTCGGCTGATGCCCGACCTGCGAGAACCGTTCGGAGCCGAGTCGACCGCACTCGAAGTCATCGACGGAATCGACCTTCACCACAGAACAGCAGTCGTAACCGGTGCAGGATCCGGCATCGGTATTGAAACGGCCCGTGCCCTGGCTGCGGCCGGTGCAGCGGTCACCCTCGCCGTCCGCGACGTCGCGACAGGGGACCGAGTCGCGGCAGACATCCGTGCGAGCACTGGCAACGACGCCGTCCGTGCTGCGTTCGTCGACTTGGCCGATGTTGGATCCGTCCGATCGTTCGCGAGCTCGTGGTCGGGACCACTCCACCTGCTGGTGAACAACGCCGGCGTCATGGACCTACCCGAGCAGCGGACCCCCGAGGGCTGGGAGATGCATTTCGCCGTAAATCACCTCGGCCATTTCGCCCTCGCGCAAGGTCTGCACCCGGCGATGCGCTCGGCCGGTGGTGCGAAGATCGTGTCGCTGAGTTCCAGTGGACACGCATCCTCGGGCATCCGATTCGACGATCTGTTCTTCGACAGAGACCCCTACGACCCGGGTCTCGCCTACGGGCAATCCAAGACAGCGAATGTGCTCTTCGCCCTGGAGGCGACCCGACGGTGGGAGGGCGACGGAATCGCAGGATCAGCGGTCATGCCCGGCGGCATCTGGACCAACCTGCAACGCCACTGGGACCCTGCCGTGCTTGCAGGCATGAAGCGGCGGTACCGCACCAAAACCGTCCAGCAAGGTGCTGCGACGAGCGTCTACGTCGCAACGCGCGCTGAACTGGGGCCAGGGACTCCCGCCTACTACGAGGACTGCCATCCGGCCAAGGTCGTCGCAGCGATCCAGGGAGGAGTCCACGGAGTTCTCCCGCACGCACTGGACCCCGTTGCAGCAGATTGGCTCTGGGACGCATCGGAACGGCTGCTCGCACAGTCGCGGTAGCTGCCGAGGAATCGGCGGTTCCAAGGGGTCGTTGGAACGGGTAGTTGGTTCGAGTCCGAGAGCAACCGTTCGAAAGCTTCTGCCGGGGTCTGGCGGGCAGTGCGGTGCGGAGTAGTCCGTCGAGTTTCGGTCGGAGTGGTCGATCTGGGCCACGTTCACCGCGCGGCTGCGCCCGCATTCATCCGCTGCCGGGTCGCACGGCGGCGGCTCCGGCCCCCACGCGTGAGCGCTGGAGGACCGGAGCCGCCGGGAGTCGAATCAGGTCAGAACCCGCTGTTGCCGGACCCTCGCACCAGCGTGTACCCGGTTTCGTTCAGGAGCCCACCGGAGGTCGCACCAGTGACGCTGGTGTTCGACACTGCAGCGCTGCCGGCCGCGTTCAGGTCGAACCCGTACGTGCCCGCACCACTGATCGTGACCTTGTCGAAGGACAGGTTCGAAATCGTCTTCTGATAGCTGAGCAGCACCGCTTGGTAGGTGCTGTCGGTGATCGTCATGTCCGTCACGACGATAGGGGTGGTGATCTCCGCGGTGTCGGCGTAGATCCAGAGCGCGCCGAGGTTTGTGGCCCAGTTCGGTTCGCGGCTGCCGGTCCGGACGAGGGTGTTGCGGGCGATGGTGGTCGTGCCAGCGAGCGGCACCGGGTTGAATCGTGTGCCGACGGCGATGCCCGAGGCGCTCGTCACGGTGTCGCTGACGATCGAGTCCGTCGCCGAGTTCCGCGTGCCGCCGTAGATGCCGATGCCGTTGGCGAGCACGGGGACCTGGACGGTGTCGAACCGGAAGGCCGAGTCGGTGACGGGCGTTCCGTCGGAGAACATCGCGAGTGCGTCGTCGCCGGTGTTCCGGACGACGGTCTGCTCGACGACGGCGTTCACGACATTGGCGTGCAGGTTGACGCCGTCCGCGAAGGTGTCGCGGATGCGCAGTCCGACGACGTCGAGACCGTTCGTGCCCGAGTCTGCCCAGAGTCCGACCTTGGTGTGCTCGATCCAGATGTCCTGCAGGAGCGAGCCGGTTCCGAAGTTGCCTTCGAGGGCGGCGTCGAAGGCCGCGTCGTCGCGGTACCGGACGTCTCCGAGGATCGAGAGGTTCGCGATCGTGACGTTGCTGCCCGTGGCGAAGAACCCGCCCTTGCCGCTGGTGCCCTGAACGTTGGAGTACCACTCGCCTGCGCCAAGGATCGTGACGCCCTGAACGTTGATGCGCGAGGTGATCCGGAAGGTGCCAGCCGGGATCCACACTGGCATGCCCTGCGCCTTGGCAGCGGCGACGGCGTTCGTGATCGCGGTGGTCGAGTCTGATCCGTCCGACTTCGCGCCGTAGCTCGTGATGCTCAGGGCACCGGTCGGGGCGGTCAGCGCGTCGGGCACGGTCTCGGCGTCGATGAGGTCGATCGTGTACGAGGCGGCCGTGGATGACGCGTCTTTCTGCAGGGTGAGGACGGTGCCCTTCGGGAACGATCCGATCTGGACGCGGGTGTCGTCGTAGAAGCGGTGCGCTCCGCCGCCGGACGGGTTGTTGTTGTACGGGTAGGCGCCGTAGACCCAGCTGTAGACGGAGCTGAGGGTCACGTCCTTGACTTTGGTGCCGTTGGCGTAGAGGGCGAGCGGCGCGGTCTGTCCGGCGCCGTTAGCGGTGTCCGGGATCGAGGCGCGGATCGTGAGCGCGTTCGCCGGCTGCGTCAGGGTCACGGAGACCTTCTGCCCGGTCTGGTCGAGGCGCACTGCGCGACGGCCACTCGACTCGGCCTGGATGGTGCCGAACGTGCGATCGGCGGCGAGGACGGTACCGGTCGTGGTCCCAGCCTCCGCTTCGTACTCGGTGTACGGAATGGTGGCTCCGCGGACCGCGAGCGTACCGACTCCGGCGACGTCGAGGCTGTCGATCGCGACGTCGCTGCCGGCGGTGGTCGCGGCGAGCTGGACGGTGTTGATCCCGGCCGTGAACGGCAGGCTCGCGGTTGCGGTCCGCCATCCAGAGCCGGAGGTGAGGGCGATCGTGCCCGCCGCTCGGCCATTGACGGTCAGCGCGAGGGTACGTGTCGTGCCGCTGGTGTTCTGGAAACGGAGGGTGGTTGTGGCTGTCCCGGCCGTGGGCATCGTCAGGGTGCGGATGATCCGGGCGCCGGCGGTTCCGAAGCCGTTCACGGCGCCGGTGCCGGTGTACCCAGTGGTACTCGTGGTGACGGTGGCGCCGCCCGAGCGGAAGGCCGACTCGGCGTCGGCGGGCGACGCGGCCGACCCGCCAGATCCGGGTGAACCCGGATCTGTCGGCGTCGAGGTCGTCGCGACGGTGAGCGCGTCGATGTTCACATTCCCGGTGTCGGCGGTGCCGAAACGGTAGGCGATCGTGTGGTTGCCGGCCGCGAGTGACACGGCCGTGGTGATGGTGCCCCATGTGTTCCAGTCGGTCGTGGCGGGGAGGCTGATCTGCTGTGCGGCGCCTCCGTCAACGACGAGCGAGAGCGTCTTCGCGGACCCGGTGCCATTCGCGTACCGGAGCGTCAAATCCGTGCTCCCCGCGCCCGCCCTGGACACCGCGAACGCGACCTGCGCGGCGCCCTTGTTGCCGTCGGTGAACCCGCTGGCGAACCCGGAGCCGGTGAACCCGGTGTGGTCCGTGCCGACGACCACACCCCCGGTGAGCGTGGCGGACTCCGCCTCGAACTGCGGTCCGGTGGAAGAACCTGCGCCGGTCGTCGCCGGGGTGAGGTCGAGGGCGTCGAGGTTGACGTTGCCGGTGTCGCCGGACCCGAACGAGACCGTGATGGTGTGCGTCCCAGCGGTGAGCGTGCTCGTGAGCGTGGCTGCGGCCCAGGTGTTCCAGTTGGCGGTGGCAGGCAGGGACACCTGCTGCACGGCGCCGGAGTCAATCCGGAACGACAGGGTCTTTGCCGACCCATTGCCGTTCGCGTAGCGGATCGCGAACGTCTCGCTGCCCGCTGCTGCTGCAGTGACCCGGAATGCCGTGGCGGCGGAGCCCTTGTTGTCGTCGGTGTACCCACCAACGAACCCGGCACCGCTGTACCCGGTGTGGTCTGAGGTGGAGACGGCGCCGCCGGAAAGGCTCGCAGACTCGGCTTCGTAGCGAGTGGTGGTGGCGGCTGCCGCGGGGGCTGCGACGCCGAGACTCAGGGCCAACGCTGAGGCAGCGGCGACGGCTCCGGCGAGCGATCCGGCGAGTGCTCGGCCGACTGTGGTGGTGGGGGGTCTGCGCACGGTGCTTTTCCGTTCAATCAGGACCGCGTCGTTGCGGTTGAGCGCTAAACTAAACGGGCTGGAACCATTTCCGCAAGACCCACGCCAGAGCAGACCGCAGGGTCGGCAGCAACGCCCCGGATGTCAGGGCCGAGCGGTCGACTCTCGCACCACGAGCTCGACGGGGATCACGACCGGGTCTCCCGGGGCGCCGCCGCCGCGCACCTCGTCGAGCAGCATGCTCGCTGCGATCGACCCCTTGGCCGCGACGTCCTGCCGCACAGTGGTGAGCTTCGGCGTGACGTAGTGCGCCACGTCGATGTCGTCGAACCCGACAACCGAGACATCCCCCGGGACCGATCGTCCGCTCTGACGGATACCTTCCATGAACCCCACGGCCAGGATGTCCGCGGTCGCGAACACCGCTGTGACAGCCGGGTGCGACGTCGCGAGCGAGCGCCCGCCCTCGACCCCGAACTCCCACGTCGGGTCGACGGCGATCCGGTCGGCCGGGCCCCATTCCACGCCGGCGTCGGCGTGCGCCTGCAGGAACCCCTCGAAGCGCTGCCGGACCAGGCCGACGTCGGAGAACTTCGGGCCCGCGAACGCGATCCGCCGGTGCCCGAGCGACAGCAGGTGGGCGGCGGCCAGGCGTCCGCCCTCATGGTCGTCCGAGCGCACCCCGGTGGTCCGTGGGTTCGACGAGTAGCTGTCGAGCGCGAGGATCGGCGTGCCGTCGGTCGGCCGGAAATCGTCGACCTCCTCGTCGAGGAAACCGAGCACCACGGCGCCGTCGAGGTTCCAGGACCGGAGGGCGACGTCGACCTCCGCCTTCTCGCTCACCCCGCGGAACAGCAGGTGGTACCCGCGATCGCGCAGCTGACGCTCGAGGAACCCGAACACTGCGACGTTGTGCGGACTGAGTACGAGGATGTCGTGCTCGGACGACGGCACGAGCAGACCGATGAGCCGCGAGGACTTGGCGGCGAGGCTCCGTGCGGACGCGTTCGTCACGTATCCGCGGCGGTCAACAATTGCTCGAATACGTTCGATGGTGCCGGTGGACACCTTGTCGTGGTTGCCGTTGACGACGTTCGAGACCGTCATGAGGCTGACGCCGGCCTCGGCGGCGATGTCCTTCAGGGTGACGGGCACGGGCAGTTCGATCCTGTTTCGGGTGGGAGTTGACATCGAAGATCGGAGCACCATATTGTCACTCCAGCGCCAAGTATAGCGCTAAACCAAATCCGGTCGAGGCGACGTCGCCCGACCGTCGGAAGGACCGGACGATGACGCTCAGCCCGACCCGTGACTCCGAGGTCACGCCCGGTGGACCCGCCGCGGCCCGCACTGGCCTGGAGGCACGAGCCGCCTCCACGCCGGTCACGGACCGAGAGTGGTGGCGTACCGCTGCGATCTACCAGGTCTACGTCCGCAGCTTCGCCGATGGCAACGGCGACGGCATCGGTGATCTCGCCGGCGTCCGGTCCCGCCTCGGATACCTCGCGAGTCTCGGGATCGACGCGATCTGGTTCACCCCGTGGTACCGGTCGCCCCTTGCAGATGGAGGGTACGACGTCGAGGACTACCGTGCGATCCACCCCGACTTCGGGACGGTCGCCGAGGCCGAGGCGCTGATCAGCGAGGCCGCGGCGCTCGGCATCAGGTCCATCGTCGACGTCGTGCCGAACCACGTCTCCGACCAGCACGCGTGGTTCCGCGAGGCCCTCGCCAGCGAACCCGGCAGCGACGCTCGGGCGCGGTTCTGGTTCCGCGACGGCAAGGGGCCGAACGGTGACCTCCCCCCGGGGAACTGGCCGTCGAGCTTCTCGGGCAGCACGTGGACGCGCACCATGAACCCCGACGGGACTCCGGGGCAGTGGTACCTGCACCTCTTCACACCCGAGCAGCCCGACCTGAACTGGGGCCATCCCGATGTCCGCCGGGAACACGAGGACGTCCTGCGCTTCTGGTTCGACCGCGGCGTCGCCGGTGTCCGGATCGACTCGGCTGCCCTCGTGGCGAAGGACCCGGAGCTCCCGGAGATCGACGGTGAGTACGCCGCAGGGCAGCACCCGAACCTCGACCGCGACGACCTGCACGAGATCTACCGCGGGTGGCGCACCATCGCCGAGGACTACAGCGGTGTGCTCGTCGGGGAGATCTGGCTCGCGGACCTCGAGCGGTTCGCACTGTACCTCCGGCCCGACGAGATCCACATGGCGTTCAACTTCGACTTCATGTCGCGTCCCTGGGGCGCCGATGGGTTCCGTGCCGCGATCGCGGAGACGCTCGCCGCGCACGAGCCGGTCGGGGCCCCGGCGACCTGGGTTCTCTCGAACCATGACGTCACCCGCCCGGTGACCCGGTTCGGGCGGGCGGACAGCGCCTTCGCGTTCGATGCGAAGCGGTTCGGAACACTGAGCGACCTCGTCGTGGGCGCCCGCCGTGCACGTGCTGCTGCGATGCTCGTCGCCGCACTCCCTGGTGCGCTGTACGTCTACCAGGGGGACGAGCTCGGCCTGCCCGAAGTCGAGGACATTCCGCTCGACCGCCTCGAGGACCCGATGCACTTCCGGTCCGGCGGTGTCGACCCCGGCCGTGATGGCTGCCGGGTCCCGATTCCGTGGACGAACGATGCCGCCAATGCAGGGTTCAGCCCTGACGGAACAGATGCCGCGCCCTGGCTCCCGCAGCCCGCGGACTGGGCGAGGTACTCGGTGACCGCGCAGCAGGACGACCCGACGTCAACGCTCACGCTGTACCGCCGGATGCTCGAACTCCGCCGGGGCGACGACCTCCAGCACGGCGCGTTCTCTTGGCAGGATGACACGTCCGACGTGATCGCGTTCCGCCGGGGCGCACTGCTCCACCTCACGAACTGCGGGACGACCAATGTGCCGCTGCCCGACGACGCCGACGTCGTGCTCGCCAGCGGCCTCCTCACCGACCACACCCTCCCCCCGGACACGAGCGTCTGGCTCGCCGTCCACTCCGTCTGAACCCGAACACCCCGACACAAGAGGACCCGACGATGAAGTCACGTAGCAGGATCGCGTTTGCCGCGATCGCCACCACCGCAGCCATTGGCCTGCTCGCCGGGTGCAGCACCGGCTCGGACGCCAGCTCCGACGGGAAGACGAAGATCGTCGTCGCCGTCGACGCTGGCCTCGAGAAGCCCGCCAAGGTCGCCTTCCAAAACCAGGTGAAGGCGTTCGAGAAGGCGAACCCGAAGATCACGGTGACGAGCCGTGAGTACACGTGGACTGGTACGACGTTCGCCGCCGAGCTCGCCGGCGGCACTCTGCCGGACGTGTTCACTATCCCGTTCACGGACGGTAAGTCGCTCATCCAGCAGAACCAGATCGCGGACATCTCCGGCCTGGTCTCGAAGCTGCCGTACGCGGAGAAGTTCAACCCGAATGTCGTGAAGAACGGCGAGAACGCGGACGGCGACATCGAAGCCCTCCCGATCGCGGCGTACGGCCAGGCGCTGCACTACAACCGCGACCTGTTCACCCAGGCCGGACTGGACCCTGACTCCCCGCCGACCACGTGGGCCGAGGTGCGCGCCGACGCGAAGCAGATCGCGGACAAGACCGGCAAAGCCGGCTACGCGACGATGACGCAGGGCAACACGGGCGGCTGGATCCTCACGTCCCTCGCCTATGCGATGGGCGGCCGTGCGGAGACCGGAACCGGTGCGAAGACGAAGGCGACGGTGGACAGCGCAGCGTACGAGAAGGCCCTGACGCTGATGAAGGACATGCGGTGGAAGGACGACTCCATGGGCGGCAACTTCCTCTACGACTGGAACGCCATCAACCAGGCCTTCGCCTCCGGTCAGGTCGGCATGTACGTCTCCGGCGGCGGCAACTACGGCTCGCTCATCTCGCAGAACCAGATCGACCCCAAGTCGTACGGTGAGACGGTCGTGCCGCTCAGCGGGAAGGACGCCGGAGCCCTCGGCGGCGGGACCCTTGCCGCGGTCAGCGCCAAGTCGACCGCCGAGCAGCAGATGGCAGCGGTCAAGTGGATCGACTTCTACTACATGCAGAAGCTCTTCACGAAGGCTGACGCCCAGCGCGACGCGAAGACCCTCGCCGCCTCCGATCAGCCGGTCGGCGCCCCGCAGGTGCCGGTGTTCGACAAGGCGACCTACGACAAGACCCTCGAGTGGACGAAGGAGTGGATCAACGTCCCGCTCGACCAGATGAAGCCGTACACCGAGCAGCAGTTCGACCAGACGATCGTCCCGGAGCCGGCGAAGAACACGCAGGAGCTCTACGGCCTGCTCGACCCGGTGGTCCAGGCTGTCCTCACGGACAATTCCGCGGACCCGGCCAAGCTGCTGTCGGACGCGCAGACGCAGATCCAGGCCAAGCTCGATTCGGCCAAGTGAGATGACGACCAACGCAACCGGGTTGCGGGACCCGGGCCGAGCCTCCCGTCCGGACCGTGACGGTCCTCGGGACCGGCGGCGCACTCCTGCGACCTGGTTGCGTCGGGGTGGGCTCTCGACGCTCGTCTTCGCCCTCCCGCTGATCCTCGTCTTCGGACTGTTCTCATGGTGGCCCATCGTCCGCGCGACGGTGATGTCCTTCCAGCAGACGAACCTGGTGACCGCGCCGACGTTCGTCGGTTGGGACAACTTCGTCAACGTTTTGCACGACCCGCTTCTGCCGACGGCCATGGGCAACACCGTGTGGTTCGCGGTGCTGGCCCTGGTGTTCGGCTACCCGCTGCCGCTCGTGATGGCGGTGCTCATGAGCGAGCTCCGCCGGGCCAAGGGCTTCTTCAGCGCCCTGGTGTACCTGCCGGTGGTCGTGCCGCCGGTGGTCGCGGTGTTGCTCTGGAAGTTCTTCTATGACGGCTCCGCGACCGGGGTGTTCAACACGATCCTGGGGTTCGTCGGCATCCCGCCGCAGCCGTGGCTGCAGAACGCCGGGACGGCGATGCCGTCTTTGGTGCTCGAGGCGACGTGGGCAGCGGCTGGCGGCACCGTGATCATCTACTTGGCGGCGCTGCTGTCGGTACCGCCGGAGCTCTACGACGCCGCCGAGGTGGACGGCGCCCGTGTCTGGCGGAAGATCTGGCACGTCACGCTGCCGCAGTTGCGCGGCGTGTTGTTCGTGACGCTCATCCTGCAGGTGATCGGGACCGCGCAGGTGTTCCTTGAGCCTTACCTGTTCACTGGAGGCGGGCCGAACAACTCCACCACCACGATCCTGCTGATGATTTACGACTACGCGTTCGCCAACTCGACCGGCGGCGACTACGGTTCGGCGACGGCGCTCAGCATCATGCTCGCGGTCGTGCTCGCGGCGCTCAGCATCCTGTACTTCCGACTCACGAAGAAGTGGAGCGTCTGATGACCTCGACGGTTCCCTCCGCCCCGGTCCTCGGCTCCGACGACCCCGCCGGCGCGAGCGTCGCACCAGTGCGACGGAGCCCCCGGCGGCCCGTTCGCCTCTCGTCCGGGCAGATGGACAGCACAACGCGCGGGATCGTCGCCCGTGCCGACCGCGGTCGACGGTCGGTTCGGGCGTCGCTGTTCTCGCTGAACGGGCTCCTGCTCATCGGCCTGGTCGGTCTCGGACTCGGGCCGATGCTCTGGCTCGCGAAGTCCGCGATCACGCCGACCCAGGACACGCTCCGGACGCCGCTCGCGCTGTTCCCGAACGGGGTTGACTGGGCGAACGTCTCCGCGGCGTGGAACGACGTCCACATCAGCCTGTACTTCGGGAACACGCTCGTTCTGGCGGTCGGGGCCTGGGTGATGCAGATCCTGGTCGCCACGACCGGCGGCTACGTGCTCTCGATCCTGCGGCCGGCGTACTCCCGCGTGCTCGAGGGCATGGTGCTCTCAACCCTGTTCATCCCGTCCGTGGTGCTCCTGGTCCCCCTCTACCTGACGATCCTGCACCCGCCGGTGATCGGAACGTCGCTGATCAACACGTACTGGGCGGTCTGGCTGCCGGCCGGGGCGAACGCCTTCAACATCTTGCTCGTCAAGCGGTTCTTCGACGCCCTCCCGCGTGAGGTCTTCGAGGCCGCGTCGACCGACGGCGCCGGACCCTTCCGGATGTTCTGGTCGATGGTGCTCCCGATGTCGAAGCCGATCCTCGGAGTGGTGTCCGTATTCGCGGTCATCAACTCGTGGAAGGACTTCCTCTGGCCGTTGCTCGTCCTACCGAACCCGGCAATGCAGCCGCTGTCGGTGCGGTTGCCGAGCATCCAGTCCACGACCGAGCTCGACGTCTTCCTGGCGGCGCTGGCGATCTCAACGCTCATCCCGGTGGTGCTGTTCCTCGGGTTCCAGCGGATGTTCCTCAACTCGGCAGGGCTCGGCGGGGCGGTCAAGGGCTGACGCGACCGCCGAGCGTCGGATGCGGCCCGGTGACGGGCTGGAGGCGCGCAGCGGCGGGTTCCGCGCCTCCACGGTGGAACGAGGCGACCTTGGGGTCGCTGACGCCATCGATTGCTGACATGTGGACCGCCGCCGG
This genomic window contains:
- a CDS encoding LacI family DNA-binding transcriptional regulator encodes the protein MPVTLKDIAAEAGVSLMTVSNVVNGNHDKVSTGTIERIRAIVDRRGYVTNASARSLAAKSSRLIGLLVPSSEHDILVLSPHNVAVFGFLERQLRDRGYHLLFRGVSEKAEVDVALRSWNLDGAVVLGFLDEEVDDFRPTDGTPILALDSYSSNPRTTGVRSDDHEGGRLAAAHLLSLGHRRIAFAGPKFSDVGLVRQRFEGFLQAHADAGVEWGPADRIAVDPTWEFGVEGGRSLATSHPAVTAVFATADILAVGFMEGIRQSGRSVPGDVSVVGFDDIDVAHYVTPKLTTVRQDVAAKGSIAASMLLDEVRGGGAPGDPVVIPVELVVRESTARP
- a CDS encoding CBM35 domain-containing protein yields the protein MRRPPTTTVGRALAGSLAGAVAAASALALSLGVAAPAAAATTTRYEAESASLSGGAVSTSDHTGYSGAGFVGGYTDDNKGSAATAFRVTAAAAGSETFAIRYANGNGSAKTLSFRIDSGAVQQVSLPATANWNTWAAATLTSTLTAGTHTITVSFGSGDTGNVNLDALDLTPATTGAGSSTGPQFEAESATLTGGVVVGTDHTGFTGSGFASGFTDGNKGAAQVAFAVSRAGAGSTDLTLRYANGTGSAKTLSLVVDGGAAQQISLPATTDWNTWGTITTAVSLAAGNHTIAYRFGTADTGNVNIDALTVATTSTPTDPGSPGSGGSAASPADAESAFRSGGATVTTSTTGYTGTGAVNGFGTAGARIIRTLTMPTAGTATTTLRFQNTSGTTRTLALTVNGRAAGTIALTSGSGWRTATASLPFTAGINTVQLAATTAGSDVAIDSLDVAGVGTLAVRGATIPYTEYEAEAGTTTGTVLAADRTFGTIQAESSGRRAVRLDQTGQKVSVTLTQPANALTIRASIPDTANGAGQTAPLALYANGTKVKDVTLSSVYSWVYGAYPYNNNPSGGGAHRFYDDTRVQIGSFPKGTVLTLQKDASSTAASYTIDLIDAETVPDALTAPTGALSITSYGAKSDGSDSTTAITNAVAAAKAQGMPVWIPAGTFRITSRINVQGVTILGAGEWYSNVQGTSGKGGFFATGSNVTIANLSILGDVRYRDDAAFDAALEGNFGTGSLLQDIWIEHTKVGLWADSGTNGLDVVGLRIRDTFADGVNLHANVVNAVVEQTVVRNTGDDALAMFSDGTPVTDSAFRFDTVQVPVLANGIGIYGGTRNSATDSIVSDTVTSASGIAVGTRFNPVPLAGTTTIARNTLVRTGSREPNWATNLGALWIYADTAEITTPIVVTDMTITDSTYQAVLLSYQKTISNLSFDKVTISGAGTYGFDLNAAGSAAVSNTSVTGATSGGLLNETGYTLVRGSGNSGF
- a CDS encoding alpha-amylase family glycosyl hydrolase — encoded protein: MTLSPTRDSEVTPGGPAAARTGLEARAASTPVTDREWWRTAAIYQVYVRSFADGNGDGIGDLAGVRSRLGYLASLGIDAIWFTPWYRSPLADGGYDVEDYRAIHPDFGTVAEAEALISEAAALGIRSIVDVVPNHVSDQHAWFREALASEPGSDARARFWFRDGKGPNGDLPPGNWPSSFSGSTWTRTMNPDGTPGQWYLHLFTPEQPDLNWGHPDVRREHEDVLRFWFDRGVAGVRIDSAALVAKDPELPEIDGEYAAGQHPNLDRDDLHEIYRGWRTIAEDYSGVLVGEIWLADLERFALYLRPDEIHMAFNFDFMSRPWGADGFRAAIAETLAAHEPVGAPATWVLSNHDVTRPVTRFGRADSAFAFDAKRFGTLSDLVVGARRARAAAMLVAALPGALYVYQGDELGLPEVEDIPLDRLEDPMHFRSGGVDPGRDGCRVPIPWTNDAANAGFSPDGTDAAPWLPQPADWARYSVTAQQDDPTSTLTLYRRMLELRRGDDLQHGAFSWQDDTSDVIAFRRGALLHLTNCGTTNVPLPDDADVVLASGLLTDHTLPPDTSVWLAVHSV
- a CDS encoding carbohydrate ABC transporter permease; amino-acid sequence: MDSTTRGIVARADRGRRSVRASLFSLNGLLLIGLVGLGLGPMLWLAKSAITPTQDTLRTPLALFPNGVDWANVSAAWNDVHISLYFGNTLVLAVGAWVMQILVATTGGYVLSILRPAYSRVLEGMVLSTLFIPSVVLLVPLYLTILHPPVIGTSLINTYWAVWLPAGANAFNILLVKRFFDALPREVFEAASTDGAGPFRMFWSMVLPMSKPILGVVSVFAVINSWKDFLWPLLVLPNPAMQPLSVRLPSIQSTTELDVFLAALAISTLIPVVLFLGFQRMFLNSAGLGGAVKG
- a CDS encoding ABC transporter substrate-binding protein, whose product is MKSRSRIAFAAIATTAAIGLLAGCSTGSDASSDGKTKIVVAVDAGLEKPAKVAFQNQVKAFEKANPKITVTSREYTWTGTTFAAELAGGTLPDVFTIPFTDGKSLIQQNQIADISGLVSKLPYAEKFNPNVVKNGENADGDIEALPIAAYGQALHYNRDLFTQAGLDPDSPPTTWAEVRADAKQIADKTGKAGYATMTQGNTGGWILTSLAYAMGGRAETGTGAKTKATVDSAAYEKALTLMKDMRWKDDSMGGNFLYDWNAINQAFASGQVGMYVSGGGNYGSLISQNQIDPKSYGETVVPLSGKDAGALGGGTLAAVSAKSTAEQQMAAVKWIDFYYMQKLFTKADAQRDAKTLAASDQPVGAPQVPVFDKATYDKTLEWTKEWINVPLDQMKPYTEQQFDQTIVPEPAKNTQELYGLLDPVVQAVLTDNSADPAKLLSDAQTQIQAKLDSAK
- a CDS encoding SDR family NAD(P)-dependent oxidoreductase: MPDLREPFGAESTALEVIDGIDLHHRTAVVTGAGSGIGIETARALAAAGAAVTLAVRDVATGDRVAADIRASTGNDAVRAAFVDLADVGSVRSFASSWSGPLHLLVNNAGVMDLPEQRTPEGWEMHFAVNHLGHFALAQGLHPAMRSAGGAKIVSLSSSGHASSGIRFDDLFFDRDPYDPGLAYGQSKTANVLFALEATRRWEGDGIAGSAVMPGGIWTNLQRHWDPAVLAGMKRRYRTKTVQQGAATSVYVATRAELGPGTPAYYEDCHPAKVVAAIQGGVHGVLPHALDPVAADWLWDASERLLAQSR
- a CDS encoding carbohydrate ABC transporter permease produces the protein MTTNATGLRDPGRASRPDRDGPRDRRRTPATWLRRGGLSTLVFALPLILVFGLFSWWPIVRATVMSFQQTNLVTAPTFVGWDNFVNVLHDPLLPTAMGNTVWFAVLALVFGYPLPLVMAVLMSELRRAKGFFSALVYLPVVVPPVVAVLLWKFFYDGSATGVFNTILGFVGIPPQPWLQNAGTAMPSLVLEATWAAAGGTVIIYLAALLSVPPELYDAAEVDGARVWRKIWHVTLPQLRGVLFVTLILQVIGTAQVFLEPYLFTGGGPNNSTTTILLMIYDYAFANSTGGDYGSATALSIMLAVVLAALSILYFRLTKKWSV